The region CGTCGCCAGTAAGGCGCATCCCGGGGCCATCGTCGTGGATAGCGGTTGCGGCACCGCCTATAAGTCGATTCGCCAGGCCGCCAGCGTACAACTCGTGATCGGGCTCGAACCCAATGCAGAGATGATCGGCTGTGCCATTCGCAATGCCATGATCGCCGGCGCTTACAACGTCTGCTTTGTCACCGGCGACTGCGACAGCATGCCATTCACCGATGCAACAGTTGATCTGGTCGTGAGTTTTTTAGCGCCCCACAACGCCCGCGAAATCCACCGCGTGTTAAAACCCGGTGGCTGGGCCGTCGTGGAACGGGTCGGGGATCGGGATAAGGAGAACCTCAAACAGTACTTCGGTCGCGATCCCGAGGGGCCACGGGGGCAACTGCTCCATTTGGCCGCAGGGGAACGTGCCCGCACCATGGAGCAAGACTTTCGCGCACTCTTCTCCACCGTCGACGCCCAGAATGGATTCTGGGAAACGACCTACACCGTGGAGCAATTACGCGCGCTGCTGGAACAAACACCGACGGTACGGCACTACTCCGCGGCAGCAGATCGAGCCGCATTCGATCGACTGACCCAAGACCTCATGGTGGACGGAACCGTCAGGACCACACAGAATCGAGTGCTCGTTGTCGCTCAAAAACACTGAGCCGCATGTATGCAATGGCTGCTCTCCACAATCTGCGCGTTGTTATTCTGCCTGCACAGCGGCAATGCGCTGGCTGGGGCCACGCTGTCAGGGTGGAACGTCCGCTTATTGCCGAACGGCTGGTCTGCAGACCACGCGGCGTCGCGTTGGACACCGGCGGCAGACCTGGTCATCTCAAAAAAGTACGTCGGCTATATCGAATACACGGCCGATTTACACATCA is a window of Deltaproteobacteria bacterium DNA encoding:
- a CDS encoding class I SAM-dependent methyltransferase, whose protein sequence is MRPSISPRIFLVPGARPDVTTAVKGLATRIMRRGTVVRPPTSSQEPAYDAAYVYRREYQDRLLKGTDVTRRPWDIHGIVASKAHPGAIVVDSGCGTAYKSIRQAASVQLVIGLEPNAEMIGCAIRNAMIAGAYNVCFVTGDCDSMPFTDATVDLVVSFLAPHNAREIHRVLKPGGWAVVERVGDRDKENLKQYFGRDPEGPRGQLLHLAAGERARTMEQDFRALFSTVDAQNGFWETTYTVEQLRALLEQTPTVRHYSAAADRAAFDRLTQDLMVDGTVRTTQNRVLVVAQKH